One genomic region from Muriicola soli encodes:
- a CDS encoding T9SS type B sorting domain-containing protein yields MGAGFSATTVFTNLGVGTYTPQIRDANGCVQSLAPIVFNALDKPTDMDFTISSIDCITSTASVTVAVTDGTAPFTYEITAPAASAINNGNNPVFTGLGLGTYTFRVTDNEGCSYDEVFAITDISSISVQAQATRVVTCVGDSDGEGRFLVDGFATTYSYSIDAGPLNTGESNGIISLTGLSAGSYVISVTDEDTNCTDTATLVIEEPAVAFAISNLNVTPMSCQNGNIGSVTINTIGGWGGNRYTLTQPDLSVRGPKNGNTFSNLSLDGLYQVSVTDANGCTLTDSFTLNSLAAPTLTIDNAASDFCYDNVDAATIAVNAAGGLPPYQYRINSGLWVGGSTFNGLTPNTYIVEVADANDCRDTVTIVIEPEISANAVTITELNCGGPPAQIQVTISNGYPSGGDYDVYEVSIDGAPYTSSSNNITGNSFIYSIPNDGSIITDTTFQFLVSDSRGCTTETNVVTISPPEAIVGFATPTDTSCGDDNGIITLTPDTNFGVPPYEFSDNGGVSFGTQNVFSGFAPGVYNNFMIRDSRGCTTPLLSATINASAPVDATIVANDAVCAAPTVEGSIDVTAVANGTALYTYILQDINGATIATVGPTALTAVNFPNLIPGTYTVITQDASGCEDRDTVTVVQNQLTLTPLDVPPLNCTDPWISYRLQASGGTAPYLFGLVGNPLVPANVNGIDIHDFAAEVTFGVTYFVQIQDALGCTYIERIDPIVGPTPLAVAATATSAACSPTANGTIDYEVTGIGSPGDIRIQLQDTNTGAIITGPFDLLNEPIPYNGTFTALPSGNYQIIVEDLNTSCSASTLVDIVPNVPAIVIDNNIPATCNAGAFVTVRGNGGTPPYGFAYVPSGNPAPGVFTAQTTYEIPGPYPANYDFYVQDSFGCTSFTTVNVTADASVPVPTFDVSNQCTAVANYTIDVLSPLSTGSGLPHETFQYDIGGGFQSSPNFIVPNPGDYTITVRDGNGCTSTDVARVFDFFAISASATSEPTCNAGDGIITVNTSGGSGNFQYELDDGINPVIVQVNDPVFINILPGTYSILVTDLDSNTVPLCSDTATVDVTVVTNPSISATPFGDVTCNGANDGFIGVELLPGTDTDSPFTYVLYDGGTATVLQGPQGISLFDNLAPGTYQVEVISDRGCTDRSGDIVIAEPSPLQINTVNTDFTCDPSSNRFNTATITIYTDTNGDGTGIDTGTAPYTYSMNDGTPAFDGTNFQTSNTFEVIDNGTNQTITLIARDQNGCEITDTITINAPTDLTFTYLVNPLSCDASGVGVNPGSIEIIVDQGPGNYDVEILPLGSAAVQNSGGTDRVVWSISTPGDYIFTVTDIGNAGCSYLTAVVNVPEYNNIDAVIAEVKPVSCFNGNDGEISIQINGYTGIYNYEVFSRDNMGVETTTGVTGTFDTNIVGQNPGVITGLPAGNLVVHVEALDDPFCDTVSNVATVRQPDRALTVAIQQTAEVTCAIPGIGEIFLTGDGGWGTYEYQVIAPDGSTILQDFPSTNPSITNLSDGTYTINVRDLEGCIATNTIDLLLPTPIYADIQITAPLQCNNDNNGVIEAFNVSGGQGPGNYLYQLNRISDGTSSGLQTTPSFANLSSGDYSITVFDGWSCSYTTVPITIVDPPVVIAELVELQPPGCGDFGIMELTITNPEPGVSYFYRRSGTADPFIPLSTIDPLATVVQITEDITIDPGPFQYDVQNSNGCPFEISNQISLDPAAPLVIALDLTNATINCAGEATGIIRSEAFGGIGNYVYTLLNSDVPPVPTAGNTERSAQSSGIFRDLGPGTYWVYAESGGCTAISTPITIVDPPPLVLDYIEAVPVSCFGDIDGQLIIEASGGTGIIRYSIADQLSEFFEGDDPMFPNRKTFTDLEPRSYEVIIQDELGCTITQTITITEPAELVAGIGNSIPETCLGDEDGAVTVFVNGGTAPYEFALNSSDPADFAPNPTMTFTNLRGGETYVIFIRDARGCETNVIVPVGIGVDLLPEVVVNYGCDGIFPNNTTVVSIQDTSQYAEILFALDPADPTDAITALADDNRTWGDLPAGDHTVYIYHSNGCSTFVDFTIDQYDPLTLDLVKSGPNELTATATGGFGGYEYFFQGVSFGSENTYEVFEDSMVTVRVVDQQGCEATMSIPFDFTGMLDIPNFFTPDGDNNNDVWFPRNRDLFPNIDVKIYDRYGRVVAVLNQVTSWDGTYEGSELPTGDYWYVVNANDKEKQQYVGHFTLYR; encoded by the coding sequence TTGGGTGCAGGTTTCAGTGCAACTACTGTTTTTACAAATCTCGGCGTAGGAACGTATACCCCACAAATAAGGGATGCTAATGGATGTGTTCAAAGTCTAGCACCCATCGTATTCAATGCCCTGGATAAGCCAACTGATATGGATTTTACCATATCAAGTATCGATTGTATCACCAGCACTGCCTCGGTGACAGTAGCCGTTACAGATGGTACAGCGCCCTTTACCTATGAGATCACCGCTCCTGCAGCAAGTGCTATAAACAACGGTAATAACCCTGTTTTTACCGGACTTGGACTAGGTACTTACACATTCCGGGTTACTGATAATGAGGGATGCTCCTATGATGAAGTTTTTGCGATAACGGATATCAGCTCAATATCTGTACAGGCACAGGCAACCAGGGTGGTGACTTGTGTAGGTGACAGTGACGGAGAAGGCCGATTCCTTGTAGACGGATTTGCCACTACTTATAGTTATAGTATAGATGCGGGACCCCTGAATACCGGTGAGAGCAATGGGATAATTTCACTAACCGGACTAAGCGCAGGAAGCTATGTGATCAGCGTAACCGATGAAGATACCAATTGTACCGATACGGCTACCCTTGTTATCGAGGAGCCTGCTGTGGCCTTTGCCATCAGTAACCTCAATGTAACGCCAATGAGTTGCCAGAATGGGAATATCGGAAGCGTTACCATAAATACCATTGGTGGATGGGGTGGAAATCGATATACCCTCACCCAACCCGATCTGTCAGTGCGAGGCCCGAAAAATGGAAATACATTTTCTAATTTATCCCTTGATGGCCTGTATCAGGTGAGTGTGACCGATGCGAATGGTTGTACCCTAACGGATAGTTTTACCCTTAATTCCCTTGCCGCACCTACCTTAACCATTGATAATGCGGCCAGTGATTTTTGTTACGATAACGTGGATGCAGCCACTATTGCTGTTAATGCAGCGGGAGGATTACCACCTTATCAATACAGAATAAATAGTGGCCTTTGGGTAGGAGGGAGTACCTTTAACGGGCTTACTCCAAATACCTATATCGTTGAAGTTGCAGATGCCAATGATTGTCGTGACACAGTTACGATAGTTATTGAACCCGAGATTTCTGCGAATGCGGTGACGATCACAGAACTCAATTGCGGAGGTCCGCCGGCTCAAATACAAGTAACCATTTCTAATGGCTATCCTTCCGGAGGAGATTATGATGTTTATGAAGTGAGCATAGATGGTGCGCCATACACTTCCTCTTCAAACAATATTACCGGAAATTCATTTATTTACAGTATTCCCAACGATGGATCGATTATTACCGATACTACTTTTCAGTTTTTGGTAAGTGATAGTCGAGGTTGTACTACAGAAACAAATGTGGTGACTATTTCGCCTCCTGAAGCCATTGTGGGCTTTGCCACTCCTACTGACACCAGTTGTGGGGATGACAATGGGATCATTACCCTTACCCCGGATACAAATTTCGGTGTACCCCCTTATGAGTTTAGTGACAACGGTGGAGTATCTTTTGGGACACAGAATGTGTTTTCAGGATTTGCACCGGGGGTGTACAATAACTTTATGATCAGAGACAGCAGAGGGTGTACAACGCCTTTGCTTTCAGCTACTATAAATGCAAGTGCACCCGTTGACGCTACAATAGTGGCTAATGATGCCGTGTGCGCTGCTCCCACAGTGGAAGGATCCATAGATGTTACTGCAGTTGCCAATGGTACAGCCTTGTACACCTACATCCTTCAGGATATTAATGGGGCAACAATTGCCACGGTTGGTCCAACGGCACTTACAGCAGTTAATTTTCCTAATCTTATACCCGGAACTTATACAGTAATAACTCAGGATGCCTCAGGCTGCGAAGACAGAGATACTGTTACCGTAGTACAAAATCAGCTTACCCTTACACCGCTTGATGTACCTCCTTTAAACTGTACCGATCCCTGGATTTCATACAGGTTACAGGCCAGTGGAGGTACAGCTCCCTACCTATTCGGTTTGGTGGGTAATCCGCTTGTGCCAGCCAACGTAAACGGGATTGACATCCACGATTTTGCTGCAGAAGTGACATTCGGTGTAACATACTTCGTACAGATTCAGGATGCATTGGGTTGTACCTATATCGAACGAATAGACCCTATTGTAGGTCCAACACCCCTTGCAGTTGCTGCTACAGCGACTTCTGCCGCATGTTCACCTACTGCCAATGGTACTATAGACTATGAAGTGACAGGTATAGGTTCCCCTGGCGATATAAGGATACAATTACAGGATACCAACACAGGAGCAATTATTACAGGGCCTTTTGATCTGCTTAATGAACCGATACCCTATAACGGAACATTCACCGCTCTGCCATCAGGCAATTATCAAATTATCGTAGAAGACCTCAATACCAGCTGTTCTGCCAGTACCTTGGTAGATATAGTGCCCAATGTTCCGGCTATTGTCATCGACAATAATATACCGGCAACCTGTAATGCAGGGGCGTTTGTGACAGTGAGAGGCAACGGTGGAACCCCACCATATGGTTTTGCCTATGTGCCATCCGGTAATCCTGCTCCGGGAGTTTTCACGGCCCAGACGACCTACGAAATTCCTGGTCCTTACCCGGCTAACTACGATTTTTACGTCCAAGACAGTTTTGGTTGTACTAGTTTTACCACGGTAAATGTCACCGCTGATGCGAGTGTGCCGGTGCCTACATTTGATGTAAGTAACCAGTGTACTGCTGTAGCCAATTATACGATAGATGTTCTTTCTCCTCTGAGTACAGGTTCCGGCTTGCCTCATGAAACATTTCAGTACGATATCGGAGGCGGATTCCAGTCGAGTCCCAATTTTATTGTTCCTAATCCGGGAGATTACACTATTACCGTAAGGGATGGAAACGGTTGTACTAGTACCGATGTCGCCAGGGTGTTCGATTTCTTTGCAATTTCAGCAAGTGCCACTTCAGAACCTACCTGTAATGCAGGTGATGGGATAATCACCGTAAATACAAGCGGAGGTAGTGGGAATTTCCAGTACGAACTCGACGATGGTATCAATCCGGTGATCGTGCAAGTAAACGACCCGGTCTTTATCAATATCCTTCCGGGTACGTATTCCATATTGGTCACCGACCTTGATTCTAATACTGTTCCACTTTGTTCTGATACGGCAACTGTTGATGTTACTGTAGTGACGAATCCTTCAATTTCGGCCACGCCTTTCGGGGATGTGACTTGTAATGGAGCCAATGACGGTTTTATTGGAGTTGAACTGCTCCCAGGGACAGATACTGACAGTCCATTTACCTACGTCCTATACGATGGAGGAACAGCAACGGTTTTACAGGGCCCACAGGGGATTTCACTTTTTGATAATCTGGCTCCAGGAACTTATCAGGTTGAGGTTATTTCAGATCGGGGTTGTACGGACAGATCTGGTGATATCGTTATTGCCGAACCTTCTCCATTACAGATCAACACCGTCAATACAGATTTTACTTGCGACCCTAGTAGTAACCGATTTAATACGGCAACAATTACTATTTACACTGATACCAACGGTGACGGTACCGGAATTGATACAGGTACAGCACCCTATACGTATAGTATGAATGATGGCACCCCGGCCTTTGACGGGACTAATTTCCAGACCAGCAATACCTTTGAGGTGATAGACAATGGTACAAATCAGACCATTACCCTGATTGCCAGGGATCAGAATGGTTGTGAAATTACCGACACCATAACTATAAATGCGCCGACAGACCTCACCTTTACCTACCTCGTGAATCCGCTTAGTTGTGACGCCAGTGGAGTAGGAGTAAACCCAGGTTCTATTGAGATTATTGTAGATCAGGGACCCGGAAATTACGATGTGGAGATTCTTCCCTTAGGCTCTGCTGCGGTACAGAATTCAGGAGGTACAGACAGAGTGGTCTGGAGCATAAGCACCCCCGGAGATTATATCTTTACGGTAACTGATATTGGGAATGCAGGTTGTTCCTACCTCACAGCGGTTGTCAATGTACCCGAATATAACAATATAGATGCCGTGATAGCTGAGGTTAAACCAGTGAGCTGTTTTAATGGTAACGATGGGGAAATTAGCATACAGATTAATGGCTATACAGGAATCTACAACTATGAGGTTTTCTCCAGAGATAACATGGGGGTTGAGACTACGACAGGAGTTACCGGGACTTTTGACACCAATATCGTCGGTCAGAACCCCGGAGTGATTACAGGCTTGCCGGCAGGTAATTTGGTGGTACATGTTGAGGCTCTGGATGATCCATTTTGTGACACCGTAAGTAATGTGGCCACAGTAAGGCAGCCAGACAGGGCCCTGACTGTTGCCATCCAGCAGACAGCAGAAGTGACTTGTGCCATTCCGGGTATCGGAGAGATCTTCCTTACCGGAGACGGTGGCTGGGGAACCTATGAATATCAGGTGATTGCTCCTGATGGATCTACCATCTTACAGGACTTCCCAAGCACAAATCCGAGTATCACTAATTTGTCTGATGGTACCTATACTATTAATGTGCGAGACCTGGAAGGGTGTATCGCGACCAACACCATAGATCTTTTATTACCCACTCCGATCTATGCTGATATACAGATTACAGCACCTTTACAGTGTAATAACGATAACAACGGAGTTATTGAGGCCTTTAACGTGAGTGGCGGACAAGGTCCGGGCAATTATCTCTACCAGTTGAACAGGATTTCGGATGGAACCAGCAGTGGTCTTCAAACCACGCCTTCTTTTGCGAATCTCTCTTCAGGAGACTATTCCATCACCGTTTTCGACGGTTGGTCCTGTAGCTATACCACCGTGCCGATTACCATAGTAGATCCGCCTGTAGTTATAGCAGAATTGGTTGAATTACAACCTCCGGGATGTGGGGATTTTGGAATCATGGAACTGACCATTACCAATCCTGAGCCCGGTGTAAGTTATTTTTACAGAAGATCAGGGACCGCAGATCCTTTCATCCCACTGAGTACAATAGATCCCCTTGCAACCGTGGTTCAGATTACCGAAGATATTACGATAGATCCAGGTCCTTTCCAGTACGATGTACAGAATTCAAACGGTTGTCCGTTTGAGATTTCAAACCAGATTTCTCTCGATCCTGCAGCACCGCTGGTGATTGCGCTTGATTTAACCAATGCTACGATCAATTGTGCGGGAGAAGCGACCGGAATTATCCGTTCTGAGGCTTTTGGAGGAATTGGAAACTATGTCTATACCCTGCTTAATTCTGACGTTCCTCCGGTTCCAACAGCAGGGAATACAGAAAGATCAGCACAGTCATCTGGTATTTTCCGTGATCTCGGTCCGGGTACCTACTGGGTATATGCTGAAAGTGGTGGCTGTACGGCTATTTCCACGCCTATTACTATTGTAGATCCACCACCCTTAGTACTAGATTATATTGAAGCCGTTCCCGTAAGCTGTTTCGGTGACATTGATGGTCAGTTAATTATTGAGGCCAGTGGAGGTACGGGGATTATCAGATACTCCATTGCTGATCAGTTGAGTGAGTTTTTTGAGGGGGATGATCCGATGTTCCCGAACAGAAAGACCTTTACCGATCTTGAACCCAGGAGCTATGAAGTTATTATCCAGGATGAACTGGGGTGTACCATAACCCAGACAATCACGATAACGGAGCCCGCAGAATTGGTTGCCGGAATTGGTAATTCGATTCCTGAGACCTGTTTGGGAGATGAAGATGGCGCAGTTACAGTCTTTGTAAACGGTGGAACGGCGCCCTATGAATTTGCCCTGAATTCTTCAGATCCGGCAGATTTTGCCCCAAATCCTACTATGACGTTCACAAACCTCCGTGGAGGAGAGACCTATGTGATCTTTATCAGAGATGCCAGGGGCTGTGAAACCAATGTAATTGTACCGGTGGGAATTGGGGTAGACCTGCTTCCCGAGGTGGTAGTCAACTACGGATGTGATGGGATATTCCCCAACAATACCACCGTTGTGTCTATACAGGATACTTCGCAATACGCTGAGATCTTATTTGCGCTTGATCCCGCAGATCCTACGGATGCGATTACCGCATTGGCCGATGATAACCGTACCTGGGGGGATTTACCAGCTGGCGATCACACGGTGTATATCTACCATTCTAACGGGTGTAGCACCTTTGTCGACTTTACAATAGATCAATACGATCCCCTGACCCTCGATCTGGTTAAAAGCGGTCCAAACGAGCTTACTGCTACGGCAACCGGAGGTTTCGGAGGCTACGAGTATTTCTTCCAGGGTGTTTCCTTTGGAAGTGAAAATACCTATGAGGTCTTTGAGGATTCTATGGTCACAGTAAGAGTGGTAGATCAGCAAGGATGTGAGGCTACCATGTCTATTCCTTTTGATTTTACAGGAATGCTCGATATACCAAATTTCTTTACTCCGGACGGGGATAATAATAACGATGTATGGTTCCCGAGAAACAGGGATCTGTTCCCCAATATCGATGTAAAGATCTACGACAGGTACGGACGTGTTGTTGCCGTACTAAATCAGGTCACCTCATGGGATGGAACATATGAGGGCAGCGAATTACCGACAGGAGATTACTGGTATGTTGTCAATGCTAACGACAAGGAAAAGCAACAGTATGTTGGGCATTTTACCTTATACCGATAA
- a CDS encoding PQQ-dependent sugar dehydrogenase → MKKSIVIPCFFVVMTFISCAQKTDNELKKPEEMIVSADLIVDGLQIPWGMVFLPDGSMLITEKSGEIIHYKEGEKTQINNVPEVYLRGQGGLLDIELHPSYEENGWLYLSYSSEEGDDKGGNTAIARAKLQGNSLTNVEVLYKATPNTTRGQHFGSRLEFDNEGYLYFTIGERGDRDVNPQDLTRDGGKVYRINDDGSIPSDNPFVNEQGAKAAIYTYGNRNPQGMLKHPETGEIWIHEHGPRGGDEINIVKKGANYGWPVITYGINYSGTPITDKTEMEGMEQPIHYWVPSIAPSGMTFVTSDIYPEWKGDLLVGSLSFQYLERLQMDGEKVTYREELLEDIGRVRNVRQGPDGYIYVAVEGKGIYKLVPKA, encoded by the coding sequence ATGAAAAAAAGTATCGTTATCCCCTGTTTTTTCGTTGTAATGACCTTTATCTCTTGTGCTCAGAAGACGGATAATGAGTTGAAAAAACCGGAAGAAATGATCGTTTCGGCGGATTTGATTGTAGACGGATTGCAAATTCCGTGGGGAATGGTATTTCTTCCTGATGGGAGTATGTTGATTACCGAAAAATCAGGAGAAATCATCCATTACAAAGAGGGTGAAAAGACACAAATCAACAACGTTCCCGAGGTCTACCTAAGAGGGCAGGGAGGATTATTAGACATTGAACTCCATCCCTCATATGAGGAGAACGGGTGGCTATACCTTTCCTACTCTTCAGAAGAAGGCGATGACAAAGGAGGGAATACAGCTATTGCCAGAGCCAAACTGCAAGGAAATTCTCTGACCAATGTCGAGGTGCTTTACAAAGCAACTCCTAATACTACCCGCGGGCAACACTTTGGTTCCCGACTCGAATTTGATAACGAAGGCTATCTCTACTTCACCATTGGGGAACGGGGCGACAGGGATGTAAATCCACAGGATCTCACTCGTGACGGAGGAAAAGTCTACAGGATAAATGACGATGGTTCTATCCCAAGTGACAACCCTTTTGTGAACGAACAAGGGGCTAAAGCGGCTATTTACACCTATGGGAACCGAAATCCGCAGGGAATGCTCAAACATCCCGAAACCGGGGAAATCTGGATCCATGAACACGGACCTAGGGGTGGAGATGAGATCAATATTGTAAAAAAAGGGGCAAATTACGGCTGGCCGGTAATTACGTATGGGATCAATTACAGTGGTACCCCAATAACCGATAAAACAGAAATGGAAGGGATGGAACAACCCATTCATTACTGGGTACCCTCCATTGCTCCCAGCGGAATGACCTTTGTCACTTCAGATATCTATCCCGAATGGAAAGGTGATCTACTGGTAGGCTCACTCTCCTTTCAATATTTGGAACGTCTGCAAATGGATGGTGAAAAAGTGACTTACCGCGAAGAATTACTCGAGGACATCGGAAGGGTGAGAAACGTAAGACAGGGGCCTGACGGATATATTTACGTAGCCGTTGAAGGCAAGGGAATTTACAAATTAGTGCCTAAAGCTTAA
- a CDS encoding DeoR/GlpR family DNA-binding transcription regulator, whose protein sequence is MLKEERKQLILNEVDLHNRVLLTDLSEKLEVSVDTVRRDVKELDASSKLRKVHGGAISLGYTHTSTRSSNVYALNEKISIAEKAVGILRNGDVIFIDGGTTCLEMARMIPPKIKLSCFTFSLPVALQLAGMPNVDLIFIGGRISRESMISHGAYTIQRLAEVRFDYSFIGTGYVDSLHGLTEFDWDVVQLKKAVIRASKKTILLCISEKLNSQHRFKTCDIHAINSMITELPPESALLNPFRNQDLRLL, encoded by the coding sequence ATGTTAAAAGAAGAGCGTAAACAACTAATATTAAACGAGGTTGACCTTCATAACCGGGTTTTGCTCACTGATCTATCTGAAAAGCTCGAGGTTTCCGTTGACACCGTTCGCAGGGATGTGAAGGAACTCGACGCCAGTAGCAAACTCAGGAAGGTTCACGGGGGTGCGATCTCACTGGGATATACCCATACCTCTACCAGGAGTTCTAATGTTTATGCCCTGAATGAAAAGATCTCTATTGCAGAAAAAGCCGTGGGGATATTGAGGAATGGGGATGTAATTTTTATCGATGGGGGAACAACCTGCCTGGAGATGGCACGCATGATTCCCCCCAAAATAAAACTTAGTTGTTTTACCTTCAGCCTCCCTGTGGCACTGCAATTGGCAGGTATGCCCAATGTAGATCTTATATTTATAGGCGGGAGAATCTCCAGGGAATCAATGATTTCTCATGGAGCGTATACCATACAGCGCCTCGCCGAAGTACGCTTCGACTATTCTTTTATCGGAACGGGTTATGTAGATTCACTTCACGGTTTGACAGAATTTGACTGGGATGTAGTGCAACTCAAAAAAGCAGTCATCCGAGCTTCCAAAAAAACTATACTTTTGTGTATCTCTGAAAAGTTAAATTCCCAGCATCGGTTTAAAACTTGTGATATCCACGCTATCAATTCGATGATTACGGAATTACCGCCGGAGAGCGCCTTGTTAAACCCATTCAGAAATCAGGATCTACGCCTGTTATAG
- the murQ gene encoding N-acetylmuramic acid 6-phosphate etherase, with amino-acid sequence MSEFKKITEEASDYDHLEQMSTAELLRNMNKEDQKVALAVSEAMPRIEQLVEALTDRFLAGGRLFYIGAGTSGRLGILDASEIPPTFGLSHDRVIGIIAGGDSAIRKAVEYAEDDTEQAWKDLQAFDINTSDTVVGIASSGTTPYVIGGISTARKKGLLTAGITNNPGSPLALAAEIPIEMEVGPEFVTGSTRMKGGTSQKLALNMISTALMIKIGRVKGNKMVNMQLSNNKLVDRGTRYLMESLNLDYQTAAETLQKYGSVKKAIDACSK; translated from the coding sequence ATGTCCGAATTCAAAAAGATTACCGAAGAGGCTTCAGATTACGATCATCTGGAACAGATGAGCACTGCTGAATTGCTGAGAAATATGAATAAGGAAGATCAAAAAGTTGCTTTAGCAGTTTCTGAAGCAATGCCAAGGATTGAGCAATTGGTGGAAGCCCTTACAGACAGGTTCCTTGCCGGAGGCCGACTTTTTTATATCGGGGCAGGTACGAGTGGCCGACTAGGGATACTTGACGCATCTGAGATTCCGCCCACTTTTGGCCTTTCACACGACCGTGTTATTGGTATTATCGCAGGTGGAGACTCCGCGATTCGCAAGGCGGTTGAATATGCCGAAGATGATACAGAACAGGCCTGGAAGGATCTTCAGGCTTTTGATATCAATACTTCTGATACGGTGGTAGGTATCGCCTCATCAGGAACTACTCCCTATGTAATCGGCGGAATTTCTACGGCTCGAAAAAAAGGATTACTCACTGCCGGCATCACCAATAATCCGGGATCTCCCCTTGCTTTGGCAGCGGAAATTCCCATTGAGATGGAGGTAGGACCCGAATTTGTCACGGGAAGTACCAGAATGAAAGGGGGAACCTCTCAGAAACTGGCTCTGAACATGATCTCTACAGCGCTGATGATTAAAATTGGCAGGGTAAAAGGAAATAAAATGGTGAACATGCAATTGAGTAATAATAAACTCGTAGACCGCGGCACCAGATATTTAATGGAAAGTCTGAACTTAGACTATCAAACAGCAGCCGAAACCCTGCAGAAATACGGCTCGGTAAAAAAGGCCATAGACGCCTGCAGTAAATAA